A region from the Achromobacter seleniivolatilans genome encodes:
- a CDS encoding DMT family transporter, whose protein sequence is MSSVPAAALPAPAASRNAGVLLFFVALLAFATFDAGSKHMLERYPAPFLNVMRYLAVIVLAVGMLWRHGRGLRLRDAPEKPLLVLRGITLATVATCFMTALIWMPLSEATAIYFTSPLIMVALSPWLLGERVRPVQWLAVAAGFAGMLLIVRPGSDLPMLGTLLMAVSAVSYAFFQVLTRKLAGKVPGPVQYAYTAIICLIVTALPAPFFLPDPWPDTADMLLILGLGACSGLAQILLIAAFQRVSAATLAPLNYFQLLLAVLFSTFWFQRPPDSLALAGMGLIMAAGVFLAMRRAA, encoded by the coding sequence ATGAGCTCCGTCCCCGCTGCTGCCCTGCCCGCCCCCGCCGCCTCTCGTAACGCCGGCGTTCTGCTGTTCTTCGTCGCGCTGCTGGCTTTCGCGACCTTTGATGCCGGCTCCAAGCACATGCTGGAACGGTATCCGGCGCCGTTCCTGAATGTGATGCGATATCTGGCGGTCATCGTTCTGGCCGTGGGGATGCTGTGGCGGCATGGCCGTGGATTGCGGTTGCGCGATGCGCCGGAAAAGCCGTTGCTGGTGCTGCGTGGCATCACGCTGGCCACGGTGGCGACCTGCTTCATGACCGCCCTGATCTGGATGCCCCTGTCAGAAGCCACTGCCATCTATTTCACCTCCCCGCTCATCATGGTCGCGTTATCCCCGTGGCTTCTGGGCGAGCGGGTGCGGCCGGTGCAATGGCTGGCGGTGGCGGCAGGTTTCGCAGGCATGTTGCTGATCGTGCGCCCGGGGTCCGACCTGCCGATGCTGGGCACATTGCTCATGGCGGTTTCGGCGGTCAGTTACGCCTTTTTCCAGGTCTTGACCCGTAAGCTCGCCGGCAAAGTTCCGGGGCCGGTTCAGTACGCCTATACCGCCATCATCTGTTTGATTGTCACCGCGCTGCCCGCTCCCTTTTTCCTGCCAGATCCCTGGCCGGATACCGCCGACATGCTGCTGATTCTTGGATTGGGCGCGTGCAGCGGGCTGGCGCAGATTTTGCTCATTGCGGCGTTTCAACGGGTATCGGCCGCCACGCTTGCGCCCTTGAACTACTTCCAGCTGTTGCTGGCCGTACTGTTCAGCACTTTCTGGTTTCAACGTCCGCCGGACAGCCTGGCGCTGGCGGGCATGGGCTTGATCATGGCGGCGGGTGTATTCCTGGCAATGCGACGCGCAGCCTGA
- the hemN gene encoding oxygen-independent coproporphyrinogen III oxidase: protein MQAVLRPHSSEPSAPVAAEPFFPPQLLARLDKNGPRYTSYPTADRYHGKFGEQDYRLALQQRRATSPAEPLSLYVHIPFCDSVCYYCACNKVVTRHHDRAQRYLDALAREVALHVRELGAGVPVSQLHFGGGTPTFLSDDELTGLMEDLRRAFRFEPDAEISIEVDPRTATPERLAHLYRLGFNRLSFGVQDFDERVQKAVHRVQSFESVRALMQSARALGYASVNVDLIYGLPLQTTESFTRTISQVVALRPDRIALYAYAHLPERFKPQRRIHEADLPDRATRVGLLSAAINGFLQQGYTYIGMDHFALNTDALAIAKQRGELHRNFQGYSTQPDRDLVALGVSAIGRIGNTYSQNAKVLDEYYAAIESEKFAVERGLALNADDLVRREVIMDIMCQGRVDFARIEARHGLRFGDYFGPELSQMANLAELGLVNLRSGEVQVTGLGWYFVRAVAMAFDGYLRTVSTGASYSRII from the coding sequence ATGCAAGCCGTCCTACGCCCACACTCTTCCGAACCGTCCGCGCCTGTCGCCGCCGAGCCCTTTTTCCCCCCTCAGTTGCTGGCCAGACTGGACAAAAATGGGCCGCGATACACGTCATATCCCACCGCCGACCGCTACCACGGAAAATTTGGGGAACAGGACTATCGCCTGGCGCTACAGCAGCGGCGCGCAACGAGTCCGGCAGAGCCGCTGTCGCTGTACGTGCACATCCCCTTCTGTGATTCCGTCTGCTATTACTGCGCCTGTAATAAGGTGGTGACCCGCCACCATGATCGGGCGCAGCGATATCTCGACGCGCTGGCGCGCGAAGTGGCGCTGCATGTCCGGGAGCTGGGCGCAGGCGTTCCGGTGTCGCAATTGCACTTTGGTGGCGGCACGCCCACTTTTTTGTCGGACGACGAACTGACGGGCCTGATGGAAGACCTGCGGCGCGCTTTCCGGTTTGAGCCGGACGCGGAAATCTCCATCGAGGTAGACCCGCGCACGGCAACCCCCGAACGTCTGGCGCATTTGTACCGGCTGGGATTCAACCGTCTGAGCTTCGGCGTTCAGGATTTTGATGAGCGCGTGCAAAAAGCGGTGCATCGTGTGCAATCCTTCGAATCTGTACGGGCGTTGATGCAAAGCGCCAGGGCGTTGGGTTATGCCTCGGTCAATGTCGATCTGATCTACGGTTTGCCGTTGCAAACAACAGAATCTTTCACCCGTACGATTTCGCAGGTTGTGGCGCTGCGGCCCGACCGCATTGCGCTGTACGCCTATGCGCATCTGCCCGAACGCTTCAAGCCGCAACGGCGCATCCACGAGGCTGATTTGCCCGACCGCGCGACGCGCGTCGGTCTGCTCAGTGCTGCGATCAACGGGTTTTTGCAGCAGGGCTACACCTACATCGGGATGGACCATTTTGCGCTGAACACGGATGCACTGGCCATCGCCAAGCAGCGCGGTGAATTGCATCGGAATTTTCAGGGTTACAGCACGCAGCCTGACCGGGATTTGGTAGCGCTGGGAGTGTCCGCCATCGGCCGTATCGGCAATACCTACAGCCAGAACGCCAAAGTGCTTGATGAGTACTACGCAGCCATCGAATCCGAAAAGTTTGCCGTCGAGCGCGGGCTGGCGCTTAACGCCGACGATCTGGTACGGCGCGAGGTCATTATGGACATCATGTGTCAGGGCCGGGTGGACTTTGCAAGAATCGAGGCGCGGCATGGCTTGCGATTCGGCGACTACTTCGGTCCCGAATTGAGCCAAATGGCCAACCTGGCCGAATTGGGGCTGGTGAACTTGCGTTCGGGCGAGGTGCAGGTGACCGGCTTGGGCTGGTATTTCGTGCGTGCCGTCGCAATGGCGTTCGATGGTTATCTGCGCACCGTCAGTACCGGCGCAAGCTATTCCCGCATCATCTGA
- a CDS encoding ABC transporter substrate-binding protein, translated as MKSKKWFSLSIGALVLAAALPATQALAQTKGGTLNMIVQPEPPVIVTAINQQGPTQFVAGKIYESLLTYSTDLKPLPGLAKSWEAAADGLTYTFHLQDNVKWHDGKPFTSEDVVFSLADMLPKTHARARVILNKFVDSVQAPDAKTVVIKLKTPFPAFMLMFEPGFAPMMPKHLYAGTDYMTNPANQKPVGTGPFMFKEWKRGEYIKLTRNPDYWKPGKPYLDELVFNIIPDSASRAVAFERGNVDVLRGGDVDNVDIKRLRALPKVEYTTAGWEMFSPQAYLIFNMRKPPFDNVKVRQAVMAAMNRNMVVNNIFFGLGKVSTSPFVTTEMFYDKNMPPMAFDMKKARALIKESGIKPEDYTIRQLSFPYGSTWDRLGEYTKQALEQLGFKVNLESTDAGGWASRTGNWDFDMTTTFTYQYGDPALGVQRLYISSNIVKGSPFANVQGYSNPETDKQWEAAASEIDPAKRQELYTKLQTTLVNEVANGFLVDMEFPTLYRGNVKNLVKTAIGLNESFDDVYIEK; from the coding sequence GTGAAATCGAAGAAATGGTTCTCCCTAAGCATCGGCGCATTGGTCCTTGCGGCCGCGCTGCCCGCCACGCAAGCCCTGGCCCAGACCAAGGGCGGCACGCTGAACATGATTGTCCAGCCAGAACCGCCCGTGATCGTCACGGCCATCAACCAGCAAGGCCCCACGCAATTCGTCGCAGGCAAAATCTACGAGAGCCTGCTGACCTACTCTACCGACTTGAAGCCCTTGCCCGGCCTGGCCAAATCCTGGGAAGCCGCGGCTGATGGCCTGACCTACACCTTTCACCTGCAAGACAACGTGAAGTGGCACGACGGCAAGCCGTTCACTTCCGAAGATGTTGTGTTCTCGCTGGCGGACATGTTGCCCAAGACACATGCTCGTGCGCGCGTCATTCTGAACAAGTTTGTTGACTCGGTGCAGGCGCCCGACGCTAAAACAGTGGTCATCAAACTGAAGACGCCGTTCCCCGCATTCATGCTGATGTTCGAACCCGGTTTTGCGCCGATGATGCCCAAGCACTTGTACGCGGGCACGGACTACATGACCAATCCGGCCAACCAGAAGCCGGTCGGCACCGGCCCCTTCATGTTCAAGGAATGGAAGCGCGGTGAATACATCAAGCTGACGCGCAATCCCGACTACTGGAAGCCGGGCAAGCCGTACCTGGACGAGCTGGTGTTCAACATCATTCCCGATTCGGCTTCGCGGGCAGTGGCGTTTGAGCGCGGCAACGTGGACGTGCTGCGCGGCGGCGACGTGGACAACGTCGACATCAAGCGACTGCGCGCCCTGCCGAAAGTGGAATACACAACGGCAGGCTGGGAAATGTTCTCGCCACAGGCCTACCTGATCTTCAACATGCGCAAGCCGCCCTTCGACAACGTGAAGGTGCGCCAGGCCGTCATGGCGGCGATGAACCGCAACATGGTGGTCAACAATATTTTCTTTGGTCTGGGCAAGGTGTCGACCAGCCCGTTCGTCACCACCGAAATGTTCTACGACAAGAACATGCCGCCCATGGCTTTCGACATGAAGAAGGCTCGCGCGCTGATCAAAGAATCCGGCATCAAGCCCGAGGACTACACGATCCGTCAGTTGAGCTTTCCGTACGGTTCCACCTGGGACCGCCTGGGTGAATACACCAAGCAGGCACTGGAGCAACTGGGCTTCAAGGTCAACCTGGAATCGACCGACGCGGGCGGCTGGGCCAGCCGCACGGGCAATTGGGACTTTGATATGACGACGACCTTCACCTACCAGTACGGCGATCCCGCACTGGGCGTGCAGCGGCTGTATATCTCGTCAAACATCGTCAAGGGTTCCCCATTTGCAAACGTGCAGGGTTACAGCAACCCCGAGACCGACAAGCAATGGGAAGCCGCAGCCTCTGAAATCGATCCGGCCAAGCGCCAAGAGCTCTACACCAAACTTCAGACCACGCTGGTCAACGAGGTGGCCAACGGTTTCCTGGTGGACATGGAATTCCCCACGCTCTATCGCGGCAACGTGAAAAACCTGGTCAAGACCGCCATCGGTTTGAACGAATCGTTTGACGACGTCTACATCGAGAAGTAA
- a CDS encoding ABC transporter permease encodes MKSFAQRYMRNYGAVAGLIIMLIVVIVALAAPLLYEESPWMMVADPLIPPFTNAEYPFGTDMLGRDITAGLVWGARVSLMVGLLSTAVALLFGILVGAVAGYCGGRIDDALMRFTEFFQTIPQLAMAVVLVAILSPSVYSIMGAIAIVSWPPAARLVRSEFMTLKQREFVQAAIVIGQTPARIVSTQILPNAMSPIIVSASFMVATAILTESSLSFLGLGDRNLMSWGFMIGAARTMIREAWWMSVWPGVAILLTVLAINLIGEGLNDALNPQLRKRGE; translated from the coding sequence ATGAAGTCATTTGCCCAACGCTATATGCGCAACTACGGCGCGGTGGCCGGCCTGATCATCATGCTGATCGTGGTCATCGTGGCTCTGGCCGCCCCCCTGCTTTACGAAGAATCGCCATGGATGATGGTGGCGGACCCGCTGATTCCGCCGTTCACCAATGCGGAATATCCGTTCGGCACCGACATGCTGGGCCGCGACATCACGGCGGGTCTGGTCTGGGGCGCGCGGGTGTCATTGATGGTGGGATTGCTATCGACTGCGGTAGCACTGCTGTTCGGTATTTTGGTGGGCGCCGTGGCCGGTTATTGCGGCGGACGCATCGATGACGCGCTGATGCGCTTCACCGAGTTCTTCCAGACCATTCCACAATTGGCCATGGCGGTCGTGCTGGTCGCCATTCTTAGCCCGTCGGTGTATTCCATCATGGGGGCCATCGCCATCGTGTCGTGGCCGCCGGCTGCCCGCTTGGTGCGTTCGGAATTCATGACGCTCAAGCAACGTGAATTCGTGCAGGCCGCAATTGTTATCGGTCAGACGCCTGCGCGCATTGTCAGCACGCAGATACTGCCCAATGCCATGTCGCCCATCATCGTGTCGGCATCCTTCATGGTGGCGACCGCCATTTTGACGGAGTCGTCGCTGTCCTTTCTAGGCCTGGGTGACCGCAACTTGATGAGCTGGGGTTTCATGATTGGAGCCGCGCGCACCATGATTCGCGAAGCCTGGTGGATGAGCGTCTGGCCAGGCGTGGCCATTCTGCTGACCGTGCTGGCCATCAACCTGATCGGCGAAGGGCTGAACGACGCCCTGAACCCGCAACTGCGCAAGCGCGGCGAATAG
- a CDS encoding ABC transporter ATP-binding protein, whose product MTETTPLLSIQNLSIALPKGGDRAYAVQDVSYDIRAGEILCIVGESGSGKSMSANAIMGLLPDYLTPQQGRILFRGKDLLQQDEATLQAMRGKDMAMIFQEPLSALNPLMTVGEQISEVMRVHNAYPGAARLARTLELLAFVGLPDPATLYHVYPFRLSGGQRQRVMIAMALALEPALLIADEPTTALDVTTQAQILALIARIQKEKGMGVMFVTHDFGVVAEIAHRVAVMEKGILVEQGPAEQVLNHPRHPYTQRLIAAVPHRRGEDRVVTEDDTPVLEVKDLKKTYVIGHGWLGGKREVHAVDGVSFSVRRGETLGIVGESGSGKSTIGKCLLKLVGINGGQLIFNGQDIATLSESRFRPMRHDIQMIFQDPFASLNPRHTVGRIISDGPVANGMPRAQAETRVRELLSLVGLDPSAFDRYPNQFSGGQRQRIGIARALALEPKVLVADESVSALDVSVQAQVLQLLHDLQQRLKIALVFITHDLRVAAQICNSVLVMHRGKVVEYGSPGQIFDNPQHAYTRQLIAAVPGQHWDPTQVQGLNPVNAT is encoded by the coding sequence ATGACTGAAACCACGCCTCTGCTGTCTATACAAAATCTAAGCATCGCGCTGCCTAAAGGCGGCGACCGCGCCTACGCGGTTCAAGACGTGTCGTATGACATACGCGCCGGAGAGATCCTGTGCATTGTCGGGGAGTCCGGTTCGGGAAAATCCATGAGCGCCAACGCCATCATGGGCCTGCTTCCGGACTACCTGACGCCGCAGCAGGGCCGCATCCTGTTCCGCGGCAAGGACTTGCTGCAACAGGACGAAGCCACCTTGCAGGCCATGCGCGGCAAGGACATGGCCATGATCTTCCAGGAGCCGCTGTCGGCCCTGAACCCCTTGATGACCGTGGGCGAGCAGATCAGCGAAGTCATGCGCGTACACAATGCCTACCCGGGCGCCGCGCGGTTGGCTCGCACGCTGGAGTTGCTGGCTTTCGTCGGCCTGCCAGATCCGGCGACGCTCTACCACGTGTACCCGTTCCGGCTGTCTGGCGGACAGCGCCAGCGCGTCATGATCGCCATGGCGCTGGCGCTGGAACCGGCGCTGCTGATTGCCGACGAACCCACCACCGCGCTTGATGTCACGACACAAGCGCAGATTCTGGCGCTGATCGCCCGTATTCAGAAAGAGAAAGGAATGGGCGTGATGTTCGTGACGCACGATTTCGGCGTGGTGGCCGAAATTGCGCACCGGGTTGCCGTCATGGAAAAAGGCATTCTGGTCGAACAGGGACCCGCCGAGCAGGTCCTGAACCACCCGCGTCATCCTTATACGCAACGGCTGATCGCAGCAGTTCCGCACCGCCGCGGCGAAGACCGCGTCGTCACCGAAGACGATACCCCGGTGCTGGAAGTGAAGGATCTGAAAAAGACTTATGTGATCGGCCACGGCTGGCTGGGCGGCAAGCGCGAAGTACATGCCGTGGACGGCGTGAGTTTCTCGGTGCGCCGCGGCGAAACCTTGGGCATCGTCGGCGAGTCCGGCTCGGGCAAGTCCACGATCGGCAAATGTCTGTTGAAGCTTGTCGGCATCAACGGCGGCCAACTGATCTTTAACGGGCAGGACATTGCCACGTTGTCCGAGTCTCGGTTCAGGCCCATGCGCCACGACATCCAGATGATCTTTCAGGATCCCTTCGCATCGCTCAACCCGCGCCATACCGTCGGCCGCATTATCAGCGATGGCCCGGTCGCCAATGGTATGCCGCGCGCGCAAGCCGAAACCCGCGTGCGCGAACTGCTGTCGCTGGTAGGTCTGGACCCATCCGCCTTTGACCGATATCCCAATCAGTTTTCCGGCGGTCAACGGCAACGCATAGGCATCGCACGCGCGCTGGCGCTGGAACCAAAGGTGCTGGTAGCCGATGAATCGGTGTCAGCGCTTGACGTGTCCGTGCAGGCCCAGGTGCTGCAACTGCTGCATGACCTGCAACAGCGCCTGAAGATCGCCCTGGTGTTCATCACCCACGATCTTCGGGTGGCGGCACAGATATGCAATTCGGTGCTGGTTATGCACCGAGGCAAGGTGGTCGAGTACGGATCACCCGGCCAGATATTCGATAACCCGCAGCATGCGTACACCCGGCAACTGATCGCCGCCGTTCCCGGCCAGCACTGGGACCCGACCCAGGTGCAAGGCTTGAATCCCGTCAACGCAACATGA
- a CDS encoding cupin domain-containing protein, producing the protein MQRPAAVPTVQIDNDQVTVTEWRFPPGGETGWHRHGMNYVVVPQTTGPLLLDTPNGQITSQLTTGIAYYRPVGVEHNVINPSDTEFVFVEIELKQA; encoded by the coding sequence ATGCAACGCCCTGCCGCCGTCCCCACCGTGCAGATCGACAACGATCAAGTGACTGTCACCGAGTGGCGCTTCCCGCCCGGCGGCGAAACCGGCTGGCATCGCCACGGCATGAATTATGTGGTCGTGCCGCAAACCACCGGACCGTTGCTGCTGGATACCCCCAATGGCCAGATCACCAGCCAACTCACGACCGGTATCGCCTACTATCGGCCAGTGGGGGTCGAGCACAACGTCATCAACCCCAGCGACACCGAATTCGTATTCGTCGAGATTGAACTCAAGCAAGCTTGA
- a CDS encoding ABC transporter permease, producing MKFLSFLLSRIGKALVVVLGVVIINFFLIRLAPGDPAAVLAGQAGAGDAAYVDQLRVAFGLDKPILTQLMLYLKGVVQLDLGFSYRNHVPVLDLIVERLPATFLLMSCAFLFSIVLGVFLGVVAAKARYRNKRRWIDSSVMTGALLLYATPLFWLSLMGILLFSVVLGWLPAFGMETVGGGLTGWARAADIAQHLILPTVTLGCFFMAVYVRLTRASMLEVIGMDFVKTARAKGVSPSRVIRAHVLRNALLPVITFAGIQLGQMAGGAVLTETVFAWPGIGRLMFDALLQRDYQLLLGIFLVTSIMVVVFNLLTDVLYRLIDPRIGAGAQQGAAA from the coding sequence ATGAAATTTCTGTCTTTCCTACTTTCCCGCATCGGTAAGGCCCTGGTGGTCGTGCTGGGTGTGGTGATCATCAATTTCTTCCTGATCCGCCTGGCGCCGGGCGACCCGGCTGCGGTGCTGGCGGGTCAGGCCGGCGCAGGCGACGCCGCTTATGTCGATCAGTTGCGCGTGGCCTTTGGCCTGGACAAACCGATTCTGACGCAGCTCATGCTGTACTTAAAGGGCGTCGTCCAGCTGGATTTAGGCTTCTCTTACCGCAACCACGTGCCCGTGCTGGACCTGATTGTTGAACGCCTGCCGGCGACCTTCCTGTTGATGTCGTGCGCTTTTCTGTTTTCCATCGTGCTGGGTGTCTTTCTGGGCGTGGTGGCCGCCAAGGCGCGCTACCGCAACAAGCGCCGGTGGATCGACAGCTCGGTCATGACCGGCGCGCTACTGCTGTATGCCACCCCGCTGTTCTGGCTGTCTTTGATGGGCATTTTGCTGTTCTCGGTGGTACTGGGCTGGCTGCCCGCCTTTGGCATGGAAACCGTAGGTGGCGGATTGACGGGCTGGGCCCGCGCCGCCGATATCGCCCAACATCTGATTTTGCCCACGGTGACTTTGGGATGTTTCTTCATGGCCGTGTACGTACGGCTGACCCGAGCGTCGATGCTGGAAGTGATCGGCATGGACTTTGTGAAGACGGCGCGCGCCAAGGGCGTAAGCCCCAGCCGCGTCATCCGCGCTCACGTGCTGCGCAACGCGCTGCTGCCGGTCATTACCTTTGCAGGCATCCAGCTGGGCCAGATGGCGGGCGGCGCAGTGCTGACCGAAACCGTGTTTGCCTGGCCCGGCATAGGCCGGCTGATGTTTGACGCCCTGCTGCAACGTGACTATCAGTTGCTGCTGGGCATCTTTCTTGTCACCTCCATCATGGTCGTGGTGTTCAACCTGCTGACCGACGTTTTGTACCGCTTGATCGATCCCCGCATCGGCGCGGGCGCGCAGCAAGGAGCCGCCGCATGA
- a CDS encoding FadR/GntR family transcriptional regulator produces MSTFQAVAVTRLYRMIADQIAGRIRAGDFPRGGRLPSERELAEQLQVSRASIREALIALEIEGYVEVRVGTGVFVTTSPDGAAFPSTPGPAARAMREREDIGPFDLLEARLLIEPECAALAAQSGTPAQLAAIRDAHAAMSLTHAPGQHDREFHNAIATACGNAALAASVAHLWDLTQSSSVYSRMQDHFVNTQVWAAAHAEHQRILTAILARDPIRARYAMHTHLLGILARLREDYADDGATRQIESWPA; encoded by the coding sequence ATGAGCACCTTTCAAGCCGTTGCTGTTACTCGCCTGTACCGCATGATCGCCGACCAGATCGCCGGCCGAATCCGGGCGGGCGACTTCCCTCGAGGCGGACGCCTTCCGTCAGAAAGAGAGCTGGCGGAACAACTGCAGGTCAGCCGCGCCTCGATTCGCGAAGCCTTGATTGCACTTGAAATCGAAGGTTATGTGGAAGTTCGCGTTGGCACGGGTGTGTTCGTCACCACGTCGCCCGACGGCGCCGCGTTTCCCTCAACTCCAGGTCCGGCAGCCCGGGCCATGCGAGAACGCGAAGACATCGGCCCATTCGACCTGCTCGAAGCCCGCCTGCTGATCGAACCCGAGTGCGCCGCGCTGGCCGCACAGTCAGGCACCCCCGCGCAGCTTGCCGCGATACGCGACGCCCACGCGGCCATGTCTTTGACCCATGCTCCCGGCCAACACGATCGTGAATTCCATAACGCCATCGCCACCGCTTGCGGCAATGCGGCGCTGGCCGCCTCCGTGGCGCATCTGTGGGATCTCACACAGAGCAGTTCGGTGTACAGCCGCATGCAGGACCACTTCGTCAATACCCAGGTGTGGGCCGCAGCCCACGCGGAACACCAGCGAATCCTGACGGCGATTCTGGCTCGGGATCCGATTCGCGCGCGCTATGCGATGCATACACACCTGCTGGGCATTCTGGCGCGCCTGCGCGAGGACTACGCCGACGACGGCGCAACCCGCCAGATCGAAAGTTGGCCCGCATGA
- a CDS encoding response regulator transcription factor, which yields MKPVSTPFTKASLADSARSSDGDRPGARRHLLLSRPPQVIRVAILDDHPVVALGVAAYLESRPGFRVIHRETSSRGMLEKLSHSPCDVALIDFYLPLEPWDGVNYLRRLRRYHPDLAIITFSAGNRQETQFAAFRAGANGYLAKQWGLVLLPDMIRGVVSGKDPFLSVQDGKISALQPTHPHALLTTSEVEILRHIRQGLSVTQIATRLMRSKKTISTHKRRAMRKLQLADDLSLALYLHEKFAE from the coding sequence ATGAAACCTGTTTCAACGCCATTCACCAAGGCGTCTTTGGCGGACTCCGCCCGCAGTAGCGACGGTGACCGCCCCGGCGCTCGCCGTCACTTATTGCTGTCGCGTCCGCCCCAGGTCATAAGAGTGGCAATTCTGGATGACCATCCTGTCGTGGCGCTCGGCGTCGCGGCCTATCTGGAAAGCCGGCCGGGGTTTCGCGTCATCCATCGCGAGACGTCGTCCCGAGGAATGTTGGAAAAACTCAGCCATTCGCCGTGCGATGTGGCCTTGATTGATTTTTACCTGCCGCTAGAACCCTGGGATGGCGTCAATTACCTGAGGCGCCTGCGCCGCTATCACCCGGATCTGGCGATCATCACGTTTTCGGCAGGTAACCGCCAAGAGACGCAGTTCGCTGCATTCCGGGCTGGGGCGAACGGGTATCTGGCCAAGCAGTGGGGGCTGGTGCTGTTGCCGGACATGATTCGCGGCGTGGTAAGCGGCAAAGACCCCTTTTTGTCGGTACAGGACGGCAAAATTAGCGCCCTGCAGCCGACCCACCCGCATGCCTTACTGACGACATCCGAGGTCGAGATTCTGCGTCACATCAGACAGGGGTTATCTGTGACCCAGATCGCCACGCGGCTCATGCGCAGCAAAAAGACGATCAGCACGCACAAGCGCCGCGCCATGCGCAAGCTACAACTGGCTGATGACCTGTCCTTGGCGCTGTATCTGCACGAGAAGTTCGCCGAATGA
- a CDS encoding histone deacetylase family protein, translating to MKAFFSEEQLLHTPQQFMRLGRISAPTDLPSRAESLQGALAARGITVQAPSDYGRKPLEGIHSADYLDYLETAYARWQSLRAPGVDPGPEVLPNLSPYYSGRVELAGRGPCPSPSIVAQTGYYLSDLSCPIGPQTWRSALRSTHSAVAAADHVASTREMAYALCRPSGHHAHRDRAGGFCYLNSSAAAANRLLQTWSKVAVLDVDAHHGDGTQNIFYQRRDVMTVSLHADPSAYYPFYTGYAHERGHGAGEGYNLNLPIAHGSGNDPFLAALDTALTALSAYAPEALVLALGFDTYKDDPISVLKLDIAAYRDIGARVASLGVPTVVVQEGGYMVQAIGPALDAFLQGMGHKSA from the coding sequence ATGAAGGCGTTTTTCTCGGAAGAACAGTTGCTGCACACCCCGCAGCAATTCATGCGCCTGGGCCGTATCAGCGCCCCCACAGACCTGCCGTCCCGTGCGGAAAGTCTGCAAGGCGCGCTGGCCGCACGCGGCATCACGGTGCAAGCGCCGTCCGACTACGGCAGAAAGCCGCTGGAAGGCATCCACAGCGCCGACTATCTGGACTACCTGGAAACCGCCTACGCGCGCTGGCAATCCCTGCGCGCGCCGGGCGTCGACCCCGGGCCGGAAGTGCTGCCCAATCTGTCGCCCTACTACAGCGGCCGGGTTGAGCTGGCGGGCCGCGGGCCTTGCCCTTCGCCTTCCATCGTGGCGCAGACCGGCTACTACCTGAGCGATTTGTCATGCCCGATCGGACCGCAGACGTGGCGGTCGGCCCTGCGCTCGACCCACAGCGCGGTCGCTGCCGCCGATCATGTGGCAAGCACCCGAGAAATGGCCTACGCGCTGTGCCGGCCTTCGGGCCACCATGCGCACCGTGACCGGGCAGGCGGATTCTGTTATCTGAACAGCAGCGCGGCAGCGGCCAACCGGTTATTGCAGACCTGGTCCAAGGTCGCTGTGCTGGACGTGGACGCGCATCACGGCGACGGCACGCAGAACATCTTCTATCAACGCCGAGACGTAATGACCGTTTCGCTGCATGCGGACCCCAGCGCTTATTACCCTTTCTACACGGGCTACGCGCATGAACGCGGCCATGGCGCAGGCGAAGGCTACAACCTGAACCTGCCGATTGCGCACGGCTCAGGCAACGATCCGTTTCTGGCTGCCCTGGATACCGCGTTGACAGCGTTATCGGCTTACGCGCCCGAAGCACTGGTGCTCGCCTTGGGCTTTGACACCTACAAAGATGATCCCATCAGTGTGCTGAAGCTGGACATCGCCGCCTACCGTGACATCGGCGCACGTGTCGCCAGCTTGGGCGTGCCTACTGTTGTTGTGCAGGAAGGCGGCTATATGGTTCAGGCGATTGGCCCCGCGCTGGATGCGTTCCTGCAAGGCATGGGCCATAAAAGCGCCTGA